Proteins from a single region of Salvelinus fontinalis isolate EN_2023a chromosome 15, ASM2944872v1, whole genome shotgun sequence:
- the LOC129811731 gene encoding charged multivesicular body protein 3-like, whose amino-acid sequence MKMGLFGKTQDKPPKDLVNEWSLKIRKEMRVIDRQIRDIQREEEKVKRSIKDAAKKGHRDVCVVLAKEMVQSKRAVSKLYASKAQMNSVLLSMKNQLSVLRVAGALQKSTEVMKAMQSLVKIPEIQGTMRELSKEMMKAGIIEEMLEDTFESMEDDEMEEAAEAEVDKILFEITAGALGKAPSKVTDALPEMEPPAAASEDESEEDIEEMQSRLAALRS is encoded by the exons ATGAAAATGGGACTGTTCGGGAAAACACAAGATAAACCACCAAAAGACTTG GTAAATGAATGGTCACTCAAAATCAGGAAAGAGATGAGAGTGATTGACAGACAAATTCGAG ACattcagagggaggaggagaaggtaaAGAGATCCATCAAAGATGCTGCTAAAAAGGGACACAGGGACGTGTGTGTGGTTCTTGCAAAAGAGATGGTCCAGTCGAAGCGTGCAGTCAGCAAACTTTATGCCTCCAAAGCCCAAATGAACTCTGTACTCCTCAGCATGAAGAACCAGCTTT CTGTATTGCGTGTAGCTGGCGCCCTTCAGAAGAGCACAGAGGTCATGAAAGCCATGCAGAGCTTAGTGAAGATCCCAGAGATCCAGGGCACCATGAGGGAGCTGTCCAAGGAGATGATGAAG GCTGGTATCATAGAGGAGATGCTGGAGGATACCTTTGAAAGCATGGAGGATGATGAGATGGAGGAGGCAGCAGAGGCAGAAGTTGATAAGATCCTCTTTGAGATCACAGCAG GCGCCCTTGGCAAAGCGCCCAGCAAAGTCACAGACGCCCTACCTGAAATGGAGCCTCCTGCGGCAGCCTCAGAGGATGAGTCGGAGGAGGACATTGAGGAGATGCAGTCTAGACTGGCAGCCTTAAGGAGCTAA
- the LOC129811733 gene encoding receptor expression-enhancing protein 1-like, which produces MVSWIISRLVVLVFGTLYPAYSSYKAVKSKDVKEYVKWMMYWIIFALFTTMETITDIFICWVPFYYELKIAFVVWLLSPYTKGSSVLYRKFVHPTLSSKEKDIDDYLCQAKDKSYDTLVTFGRKGLNVAATAAVLAATKSQGVLSDRLRSFSMHDLSAYQSNPTEMDSGSVPTQSAAGQQRARTMMRSKSESGYTKGQDLDMTEYEVLRFDQCDTKELLSHAITPPKPTLSPSPSLTPQPSPPPSLAPPAPEQTEDMGGETSTSTPQLRLIKRKAPEPPPRDIRPLTRSRIAQLTSNREAM; this is translated from the exons ATGGTTTCTTGGATAATCTCTAGACTTGTGGT GCTTGTATTTGGCACACTATATCCTGCATACTCCTCATACAAAGCTGTCAAGTCAAAGGATGTGAAGGAATAT GTGAAATGGATGATGTACTGGATCATATTTGCACTATTCACCACCATGGAAACCATCACGGATATATTTATCTGTTG GGTTCCTTTCTATTATGAGCTGAAGATTGCCTTTGTGGTATGGTTACTGTCTCCTTACACAAAGGGGTCCAGTGTTCTATACAGGAAGTTTGTTCACCCAACACTATCTTCAAAAGAGAAG GATATTGATGACTATCTCTGCCAAGCAAAGGACAAAAGCTACGATACTCTGGTGACTTTTGGGAGGAAAGGTTTGAATGTAGCAGCCACAGCTGCAGTCCTGGCTGCGACAAAG AGCCAAGGAGTACTGTCAGATAGACTACGAAGTTTCAGCATGCATGACTTGTCCGCCTACCAGtccaacccaactgagatggacTCTGGATCTGTCCCCACTCAGTCTGCAGCTGGACAACAGAGGGCCAGGACCATGATGCGCAGCAAGTCAGAGAGTGGCTACACCAAGG GGCAGGATTTGGACATGACTGAGTATGAGGTGTTGAGATTCGACCAGTGTGACACCAAGGAGCTGCTGTCCCACGCTATTACCCCCCCCAAACCCACACTTTCTCCTTCACCCTCCCTGACCCCCCAGccctctccacctccatcccttGCACCCCCAGCACCAGAGCAGACTGAGGACATGGGGGGGGAAACATCAACAAGCACCCCACAGCTCAGGCTGATTAAGAGGAAGGCGCCTGAG CCTCCTCCTAGGGACATAAGACCTCTCACAAGATCCAGGATTGCCCAGCTGACTTCAAACAGAGAAGCCATGTGA
- the mrpl35 gene encoding 39S ribosomal protein L35, mitochondrial produces MAATIARNVPGLMRPLTLFARGQQICRFSTIINRQTVQRSLVTTPAWASLSAKGFQTPKQSILQRVAPFIPNLVQQPSRNLTYISVKKGKRKSVRSVVKRFMRLHCGLWIRRKAGYKKKLWKKLPARKKRLREHVFCNKTQNKLLDKMTTKFWKRRNWFVNDPYKKYHERVNLKV; encoded by the exons ATGGCAGCCACCATAGCCAGGAACGTCCCTG GCTTGATGAGGCCGTTGACTCTGTTTGCCAGGGGACAGCAGATATGTCGGTTCTCCACCATAATCAATCGTCAAACTGTCCAGAGATCTCTGGTCACTACTCCTGCATGGGCCTCTCTGTCCGCCAAAGGCTTCCAGACACCCAAGCAGAGCATCTTGCAACG GGTTGCACCTTTCATTCCCAACCTGGTCCAGCAACCAAGCAGAAACCTCACGTACATCAGTGTGAAAAAAGGAAAGAGGAAATCTGTGAGGTCAGTGGTGAAGAGGTTCATGCGTCTGCACTGTGGTCTGTGGATTAGACGCAAG GCTGGATACAAGAAAAAACTGTGGAAGAAGTTGCCTGCCAGAAAGAAGCGTTTAAGGGAGCATGTGTTTTGTAACAAAACACAGAATAAGCTCTTGGACAAAATGACCACAAAATTCTGGAAGAGGAGGAACTGGTTTGTCAATGATCCCTACAAGAAATATCATGAACGTGTCAACCTGAAAGTCTAA